One window of Elaeis guineensis isolate ETL-2024a chromosome 11, EG11, whole genome shotgun sequence genomic DNA carries:
- the LOC105053542 gene encoding trihelix transcription factor GT-3b, which translates to MMRGGSAEGMGMMGPGGPLRLNPAAEAVGTSGGAGGRGKEDKVPQWSPEETRDLIAIRGDLERDFSVSKRNKTMWELVATRMREKGYRRSPEQCKCKWKNLVNRYKGKETSDPETGKQCPFFEELHAVFTERARNMQRELLESESGASHSKKKLKKLGADKSSDELSEDDEDSDGERLTKTRKRKIDRGPQQRATDKSRATGSSIYDLLRDFLQQQQRMEVQWQEMMERRTQERLVFEQEWRQSMEKLEKERLMLEQAWWEREEQRRRREEMRAEKRDALLTTLLNKFLQEDL; encoded by the exons ATGATGCGGGGAGGAAGCGCGGAGGGGATGGGGATGATGGGGCCCGGCGGGCCGCTGCGGCTGAATCCAGCTGCGGAGGCGGTGGGAACGAGCGGCGGGGCCGGCGGAAGGGGGAAGGAGGATAAGGTGCCGCAGTGGTCCCCGGAGGAGACGAGGGACCTGATCGCGATAAGAGGGGATCTGGAGAGGGACTTCAGCGTGTCGAAGCGCAACAAGACGATGTGGGAGCTCGTCGCCACTCGGATGAGGGAGAAGGGCTACCGCCGCTCGCCAGAGCAGTGCAAGTGCAAGTGGAAGAACCTCGTCAATCGCTACAAG GGCAAAGAAACATCTGATCCAGAAACTGGCAAACAATGCCCCTTCTTCGAAGAGCTTCATGCTGTCTTCACAGAACGTGCAAGAAACATGCAGCGTGAACTCCTTGAGTCTGAATCAGGAGCTTCCCATTCTAAGAAGAAACTGAAGAAGCTAGGTGCAGATAAATCCTCTGATGAGCTCTCTGAAGATGATGAAGACAGTGATGGTGAGCGCCTCACAAAGACAAGAAAGAGGAAAATTGACAGAGGACCGCAGCAACGAGCAACAGACAAGTCAAGAGCAACTGGTAGCAGCATCTATGATCTGCTGCGGGACTTTTTGCAGCAGCAGCAGCGCATGGAGGTGCAGTGGCAAGAGATGATGGAACGGCGGACCCAGGAGCGGTTGGTGTTTGAACAGGAGTGGCGGCAGTCTATGGAGAAGCTGGAGAAGGAGAGGCTGATGCTGGAGCAGGCATGGtgggagagagaggagcagaggaGGAGAAGGGAAGAAATGCGGGCTGAGAAGCGGGATGCACTCTTAACCACTCTTTTGAATAAGTTCCTACAGGAAGACTTATGA